A section of the Candidatus Binatia bacterium genome encodes:
- a CDS encoding ABC transporter ATP-binding protein, with the protein MTAKQPLLEIRNLHASVNGNPILRGIDLVVYPGEVHAIMGPNGSGKSTLCYVLAGRDGYTVTEGEVLYKGQNLLAMSPEERAREGVFLAFQYPVEIPGVGNMYFLRAALNAVRKHRGLEPIDAMDFLQLVREKAQLVGIDERLLKRSVNEGFSGGEKKRNEVLQMAILEPTLAILDETDSGLDIDALRIVADGVNALRNEHHAVLAITHYQRLLEYLVPDFVHVLIGGKIVRSGGPELAHELERHGYGELEAHAAPAAS; encoded by the coding sequence ATGACGGCAAAGCAACCGTTACTGGAAATTCGCAACTTACACGCGTCGGTGAACGGCAACCCTATTTTGCGCGGGATCGATCTGGTCGTTTACCCGGGTGAGGTGCACGCGATCATGGGCCCGAACGGATCCGGCAAGTCCACGTTGTGCTACGTGCTCGCCGGTCGCGATGGCTATACCGTCACCGAGGGCGAGGTCCTGTACAAAGGCCAGAACTTGCTGGCCATGAGCCCGGAGGAGAGAGCGCGCGAGGGGGTATTTCTCGCCTTTCAATATCCGGTCGAAATCCCCGGGGTGGGAAACATGTACTTCTTGCGTGCGGCCCTCAACGCGGTGCGCAAGCATCGCGGACTCGAACCGATCGATGCGATGGATTTTCTGCAGCTCGTCCGCGAAAAGGCGCAACTGGTGGGCATTGACGAGCGACTCCTCAAACGCTCGGTGAACGAGGGCTTCTCGGGCGGAGAGAAGAAGCGCAACGAAGTACTGCAAATGGCTATTCTCGAACCCACGCTCGCCATTTTGGATGAAACGGACTCCGGCCTGGATATTGACGCATTGCGGATCGTGGCCGATGGGGTGAATGCCTTGCGCAACGAGCATCATGCGGTGTTGGCCATCACCCATTATCAGCGTTTGCTCGAGTATCTCGTGCCCGATTTTGTCCACGTGTTGATTGGTGGCAAAATTGTTCGCTCTGGCGGGCCCGAGCTTGCCCACGAACTCGAACGCCACGGGTACGGAGAGCTCGAGGCGCACGCGGCACCCGCAGCCTCATGA
- a CDS encoding Fe-S cluster assembly protein SufD, which yields MKPRATVPMTQPLARDARFVPPAHGFALYEQLVRQLDAESPEWVRQLRARGMAVFRQLGFPTTRLEDWKYTDTRAIVATPFRLAPAPDRAATRVETVRASYDLPHAVTLAFSNGRAVATRDSVASLPAGVRLLSLRDAVVHEPFLVRNVLAQVAPIEDASFTALNMALLDDGAVLWVPAHTEVSLPIRLLFVTGDVPGPTITCPHNLIVLGEGASATVYEYWIGRSAEPVLANSVTEVLLDRGARLAHTRILVDEKETLHMGLTSVRQPRESRYVSQVFTFAGKWGRVETHTRLEGPDASTVLDGLFVANGSTFVDHHTAIDHVCERTTSRQLYKGVLDEAAHGVFNGKVFVRPGAFRSDAQQMNKNLLLSDDAEIDTKPQLEIFADDVKCSHGAAIGRLDDTALFYLRARGVAAEEARRLLIYAFANEIVERVPDDDVRRHLRQALRLRLAGAPEEEPW from the coding sequence ATGAAGCCCCGAGCGACAGTGCCCATGACGCAACCACTCGCTCGCGATGCCCGTTTCGTGCCCCCGGCGCACGGCTTTGCGCTGTACGAACAACTGGTGCGCCAACTCGATGCCGAATCCCCGGAGTGGGTGCGACAACTGCGTGCACGAGGAATGGCGGTCTTCCGGCAGCTTGGCTTTCCGACAACACGCCTCGAAGATTGGAAGTACACGGACACGCGAGCCATCGTCGCCACGCCCTTTCGTTTGGCACCTGCCCCAGATCGAGCCGCAACAAGGGTGGAGACAGTTCGTGCCAGCTACGATCTCCCTCATGCTGTCACTCTTGCTTTCTCGAACGGCCGCGCTGTAGCGACTCGGGATTCCGTGGCGAGTTTGCCTGCCGGCGTTCGCCTTCTTTCGTTGCGCGACGCAGTCGTGCACGAGCCTTTTCTCGTTCGCAACGTGCTGGCTCAGGTTGCGCCCATCGAGGATGCCAGTTTTACCGCCCTGAACATGGCGCTGCTCGACGACGGCGCCGTGTTGTGGGTGCCAGCCCACACCGAAGTCAGTCTCCCCATTCGGCTTTTGTTCGTCACCGGCGACGTGCCCGGCCCCACTATCACTTGCCCGCACAACCTGATCGTGCTCGGTGAGGGTGCTTCGGCCACGGTCTACGAGTACTGGATTGGCCGCAGTGCAGAGCCAGTATTGGCGAACTCGGTCACCGAGGTGCTGCTCGATCGCGGCGCCCGGCTGGCGCACACCAGAATCCTCGTCGACGAGAAAGAAACCCTGCATATGGGGTTGACCTCGGTTCGCCAGCCGCGCGAAAGCCGTTATGTATCTCAGGTATTTACCTTCGCGGGCAAATGGGGTCGCGTCGAAACACACACGCGACTCGAAGGTCCCGACGCCAGTACCGTGCTCGACGGATTATTTGTTGCCAACGGGTCCACGTTCGTGGATCACCACACAGCCATTGATCACGTCTGCGAGCGAACGACCAGCCGCCAGTTGTACAAAGGGGTGCTCGACGAAGCGGCTCACGGTGTGTTCAACGGTAAGGTGTTCGTGCGCCCCGGAGCTTTCCGCAGCGATGCCCAGCAAATGAACAAGAATTTGCTGTTGTCCGACGACGCCGAAATCGACACCAAGCCGCAACTGGAGATCTTCGCCGACGACGTCAAGTGCAGTCATGGCGCTGCGATCGGCCGGCTCGATGACACGGCGCTGTTTTACTTGCGGGCCAGGGGCGTTGCCGCCGAGGAGGCCCGGCGCCTCCTGATTTACGCGTTTGCCAACGAAATCGTCGAGCGAGTTCCGGATGATGACGTCCGCCGCCACCTGCGCCAAGCATTGCGGCTTCGCCTCGCGGGCGCCCCAGAGGAGGAGCCATGGTGA
- a CDS encoding cysteine desulfurase, with the protein MVTKGSTLHRPMFATEFDVERVRQDFPILHTTVYGKPLVYLDNAATTQKPRVVIDAICGYYQHSNANIHRGLHFLAERATEQYEGVRRSIQKFIGAPDVVEIVFTRGTTEALNLVASSLGSLLLRPGDEIVLTTMEHHSNIVPWQLACRRTGASIRVVPITDAGELCLDVYERLLGPKTKIVSVAHVSNALGTVNPVRQVVQMAKAVGAVVVVDGAQAVPHLPVNVQELGCDFYAFSGHKLFGPTGIGVLWGRAELLDAMPPYQGGGEMIRTVSFEESTWAKIPHKFEAGTPPIAEVIGLGAAITYVQQLGYEAFRQHEQLLLDHATRALCAIPGVRIIGTAREKAGVVSFVLDDVHPHDIGTILDREGIAIRAGHHCAQPLMHRFGLAATARASFAFYNTLAEAEALAAAVEKVREVFL; encoded by the coding sequence ATGGTGACCAAAGGCTCCACGCTACACCGCCCAATGTTCGCCACGGAATTCGACGTCGAACGCGTGCGGCAGGATTTTCCCATCTTGCACACGACCGTTTACGGCAAGCCGCTCGTCTACCTGGATAACGCGGCCACCACCCAAAAACCGCGCGTGGTGATCGATGCAATTTGTGGGTACTACCAGCACAGCAACGCAAACATCCACCGCGGGCTCCATTTCCTGGCCGAGCGGGCCACGGAGCAATACGAGGGCGTACGCCGTTCGATACAGAAATTCATTGGCGCGCCGGACGTCGTGGAAATTGTCTTTACTCGGGGCACGACCGAAGCTCTCAACTTGGTGGCCTCGAGCTTGGGTAGCCTTCTGCTCCGACCGGGCGATGAAATCGTGCTGACCACCATGGAGCACCACTCCAACATCGTGCCGTGGCAGCTTGCCTGCCGCCGCACCGGCGCAAGTATCCGGGTAGTCCCTATAACCGACGCGGGCGAACTGTGCCTCGACGTGTACGAGCGGCTTCTCGGGCCCAAAACAAAGATCGTTTCCGTTGCCCACGTCTCCAACGCACTGGGAACCGTCAACCCTGTGCGCCAGGTTGTCCAGATGGCCAAAGCTGTGGGAGCTGTGGTGGTCGTGGACGGTGCGCAGGCTGTGCCCCACCTGCCAGTGAATGTGCAGGAACTGGGTTGCGATTTTTACGCCTTTTCGGGCCACAAACTCTTCGGGCCGACCGGCATCGGTGTGCTGTGGGGCCGAGCAGAACTGCTCGATGCCATGCCACCCTATCAAGGCGGCGGAGAGATGATCCGCACGGTCAGCTTCGAGGAGTCCACTTGGGCTAAGATTCCACACAAGTTCGAGGCGGGAACACCGCCGATTGCAGAAGTGATCGGTCTGGGCGCCGCCATTACCTACGTGCAGCAGCTCGGTTACGAGGCCTTCCGCCAGCACGAGCAACTGCTGCTCGATCATGCGACGCGCGCGCTATGCGCCATTCCCGGGGTCCGCATCATCGGTACGGCACGGGAAAAGGCGGGCGTCGTCTCCTTCGTGCTCGACGATGTCCATCCGCATGACATCGGAACAATCTTGGACCGTGAGGGCATCGCGATCCGCGCCGGGCATCATTGTGCGCAGCCCCTGATGCACCGATTCGGACTCGCCGCCACGGCGCGCGCCTCGTTCGCTTTTTACAACACGCTGGCCGAGGCGGAAGCGCTCGCTGCCGCCGTGGAAAAGGTTCGTGAGGTGTTTTTATGA
- a CDS encoding iron-sulfur cluster assembly scaffold protein: MKVAPELRELYQEMIVDHGRRPRNFGRLEQSSCKAEGFNPLCGDRVVVYVRCDNGSIRDVAFEGKGCAISMASASMMTEAVKGKSREEAQHLFDAFHRLLTEQDAVPAPELGKLKVFAGVREFPSRVKCAVLAWHTLKAALSGEEQPVSTE; encoded by the coding sequence ATGAAAGTGGCTCCGGAGCTGCGCGAGCTTTACCAAGAAATGATCGTGGATCACGGTCGCCGGCCCCGAAACTTTGGGCGCCTGGAACAGAGCTCGTGCAAAGCCGAGGGTTTCAATCCGCTCTGCGGAGATCGTGTGGTGGTGTACGTCCGCTGCGATAACGGATCGATCCGGGACGTTGCCTTCGAAGGTAAAGGGTGCGCCATTTCGATGGCGTCGGCCTCGATGATGACCGAGGCCGTCAAGGGCAAGAGCCGAGAGGAGGCACAGCACCTGTTCGATGCATTCCACCGGCTCCTTACCGAGCAAGATGCGGTACCGGCTCCCGAGCTGGGAAAGCTCAAAGTGTTCGCAGGTGTGCGCGAATTTCCGTCGCGTGTGAAATGTGCCGTGTTGGCGTGGCACACGCTGAAAGCCGCACTGTCCGGGGAGGAGCAGCCCGTTTCGACAGAGTAA
- a CDS encoding putative Fe-S cluster assembly protein SufT, which produces MWDSQEPITLRRDVEAVQIPSGAPLTLPQGTEVRITQSLGGTYTVLTPWGLARVEGKDADALGFEPQTPTSSNLSAAPATAEEVEKAVWEQLRTCYDPEIPVNIVDLGLVYSCQVQPLDAGGYRVEIRFTLTAPGCGMGDWLAHDIRRKVESVPGVKEADVQVVFDPPWHHDMMSEAAKLELGWF; this is translated from the coding sequence ATGTGGGACAGCCAAGAACCAATCACGCTACGACGCGATGTGGAAGCCGTGCAAATCCCCAGCGGAGCGCCGTTAACCCTGCCCCAAGGGACCGAGGTTCGCATCACGCAATCCTTGGGTGGCACGTACACCGTGCTCACACCATGGGGACTCGCGCGCGTAGAAGGGAAGGACGCCGATGCGCTGGGTTTCGAACCGCAAACGCCCACTTCCTCGAATCTTTCAGCCGCGCCAGCCACGGCGGAGGAAGTGGAAAAGGCAGTTTGGGAACAACTGCGCACGTGTTACGATCCGGAAATTCCGGTGAACATCGTGGACCTGGGTCTGGTGTACTCGTGCCAGGTGCAACCGCTCGATGCCGGCGGATACCGGGTCGAAATTCGCTTTACCTTGACGGCCCCAGGATGCGGCATGGGAGACTGGCTCGCACACGACATCCGGCGCAAGGTCGAAAGCGTTCCCGGCGTCAAGGAGGCGGATGTGCAAGTCGTTTTCGACCCACCGTGGCATCACGACATGATGTCAGAAGCGGCAAAACTCGAACTGGGCTGGTTCTGA
- a CDS encoding acyl-CoA dehydrogenase, whose translation MIEWSEQHRMIQDMMRRFIEAEVLPNLKDLEHGDLPPYGIMRKLVQQFGIAEAARARYEAQKAKALRGEGERSEETESRGGPQAAEALALQIIPIIELSKYCPGLVTAMGVSMGLTAGAIMSKGTWAQKDRWGLPLLTLEKIGAWAITEPGSGSDAFGGMKSTARRDGDTYVLNGQKTFITNGPYADTIVFICKLDDGATPPRDRKIVAFILDRGMEGLHQSKPLKKMGMHSSPTGELFLDNVRAGKDRLLGESEDAYGGKSGAKATFGAERSGVVAMAYGIVERCIQLCTEYARTRVQFGRPIGEFQLIQLKLAKMYVARMNIRNMLFRQIELAAQGKSLSFAEASANKLYAAQATMDVTLEAVQLFGGNGYMAEFGVEQLCRDAKVLQIYGGTDEIQISQIARSMLAGDA comes from the coding sequence ATGATCGAGTGGAGCGAGCAACATCGAATGATTCAAGACATGATGCGGCGCTTTATCGAGGCCGAAGTGTTACCAAACTTGAAAGACCTGGAGCATGGAGATCTGCCGCCTTATGGAATCATGCGAAAGCTCGTCCAGCAATTCGGGATTGCCGAGGCCGCACGCGCCCGGTACGAAGCGCAAAAAGCCAAAGCGTTGCGAGGGGAAGGCGAACGGAGCGAAGAGACAGAAAGTCGCGGCGGACCGCAAGCCGCAGAAGCACTCGCGCTCCAAATCATCCCGATCATCGAGCTCAGCAAATACTGCCCTGGGCTCGTGACGGCTATGGGCGTGAGCATGGGGCTCACCGCAGGTGCCATCATGAGCAAGGGCACCTGGGCGCAAAAAGACCGCTGGGGGCTTCCTTTGCTCACCTTGGAAAAAATCGGCGCCTGGGCGATCACGGAGCCGGGGTCGGGTTCCGATGCGTTTGGCGGCATGAAATCCACGGCGCGGCGCGACGGAGATACGTACGTGCTCAATGGTCAGAAAACCTTCATTACCAATGGGCCGTACGCGGACACCATCGTGTTCATTTGCAAACTCGACGATGGGGCAACGCCGCCTCGCGACCGCAAAATCGTGGCCTTCATCCTCGACCGCGGCATGGAGGGACTCCATCAATCCAAGCCCCTCAAGAAAATGGGCATGCATTCATCGCCTACAGGTGAGCTTTTCCTCGACAACGTTCGCGCCGGGAAAGATCGCCTTCTCGGCGAGAGCGAAGACGCATACGGCGGCAAATCGGGTGCGAAGGCCACGTTTGGGGCGGAGAGATCGGGAGTGGTGGCCATGGCGTACGGCATCGTGGAGCGTTGCATCCAGCTTTGCACCGAATATGCCCGCACGCGGGTGCAATTCGGCCGGCCGATCGGCGAGTTTCAACTCATTCAACTCAAACTGGCCAAAATGTACGTGGCGCGGATGAATATTCGGAACATGTTGTTCCGCCAAATCGAATTGGCCGCTCAGGGAAAATCGCTGAGCTTCGCCGAAGCGTCCGCCAACAAGTTGTACGCGGCCCAAGCCACGATGGACGTCACCCTGGAAGCGGTCCAACTCTTCGGCGGCAACGGTTACATGGCCGAATTCGGCGTCGAACAACTGTGCCGGGATGCCAAGGTGTTGCAAATTTACGGCGGCACGGACGAAATCCAGATTTCGCAAATCGCTCGCTCCATGCTGGCGGGCGACGCATAG
- the rpiA gene encoding ribose-5-phosphate isomerase A has product MVNEAQSERILAAVAERALSFVPRNGTVGLGTGRAASAFVRALASSVARGERAVRCIATSEATANLARSLGLDLVNLADVEVIDVTVDGADEVAPNLDLIKGYGGALVREKVVAAASAKLVIAATVDKLVDRLGRRGKLPVEVVPFAWPFCQRRLRQLLGGEPVLRRNGEDLFLSDGENYILDCPVGPIEDALALEDSIRRIPGVVGTGLFLGMASVVLVGDDERVQERHR; this is encoded by the coding sequence ATGGTCAACGAGGCGCAAAGCGAAAGAATTCTGGCGGCGGTGGCCGAACGCGCGTTGTCGTTCGTTCCCAGAAACGGCACAGTCGGCTTAGGAACGGGGCGGGCCGCGTCGGCGTTTGTGCGTGCGCTGGCGAGTTCTGTGGCACGGGGGGAGCGAGCCGTGCGTTGTATTGCAACCTCGGAGGCCACGGCAAATCTCGCTCGTTCGCTCGGCCTCGATCTCGTGAACCTAGCCGATGTCGAGGTGATTGACGTCACTGTGGACGGGGCGGATGAAGTGGCTCCGAACCTGGATCTGATCAAGGGCTATGGGGGTGCGTTGGTCCGCGAAAAGGTCGTGGCCGCGGCCTCAGCGAAGTTGGTGATCGCGGCTACGGTGGACAAACTCGTGGACCGTTTGGGGCGGAGAGGCAAGTTGCCCGTGGAAGTGGTGCCGTTCGCTTGGCCCTTCTGCCAACGGCGCTTGCGGCAACTGCTTGGAGGGGAACCGGTTCTTCGCCGCAATGGCGAAGATTTGTTCCTGAGCGACGGAGAGAACTACATTTTGGATTGTCCCGTTGGACCCATCGAAGATGCGCTCGCCCTCGAAGACTCCATTCGTCGCATTCCCGGCGTGGTCGGAACGGGGCTCTTTTTGGGAATGGCATCGGTTGTACTGGTCGGGGATGACGAGCGCGTGCAGGAACGGCACCGCTAG
- a CDS encoding CoA transferase has protein sequence MTERLPLDGIRVLDLGTRIAAPFAATLLAEFGAEVIKVELPGSGDFLRHIGPFEGGYSLWWAVENRGKKSITLDLRKPQGREIFLRLVPKVDVIVENFQPGTLEGWGLDFATLRQFNPNIILARVSVYGQSGPYARRPGLDRIGIAFGGLLYLTGYPDRPPVRPGILVADYLTAVFNAFAILLALLHRQRGGSGQWIDLALYESVFRVLEYTVAAYDRLGAVREREGNRLRNSAPLDNWETKDRQFVCIVAAGDVLFRRLVGAMGRPELAEDPRFATLEARVAHADEIHAIVGDWVRQHTAAEIENILVAAEVPVSRVYSIADIFADPHYVARGNIVSVSDPVLGSIRMQGVYPRLSETPGRIASGAPRLGEHNEEIYGGWLGLSSREQERLRELGVI, from the coding sequence GTGACCGAACGACTCCCTCTGGACGGAATCCGCGTACTCGACCTGGGCACGCGCATTGCCGCTCCGTTTGCGGCGACGCTGCTCGCGGAGTTCGGCGCCGAGGTCATCAAGGTCGAGCTGCCGGGTAGCGGCGATTTTTTGCGTCACATCGGGCCGTTCGAAGGTGGTTATTCGTTGTGGTGGGCCGTCGAAAATCGGGGCAAGAAATCCATCACACTCGACCTGCGCAAACCCCAGGGTCGAGAGATATTTTTGCGTTTGGTGCCCAAGGTGGACGTGATTGTGGAGAATTTCCAACCCGGTACGCTGGAAGGGTGGGGACTCGACTTCGCCACGTTGAGGCAATTCAACCCAAACATCATCTTGGCGCGGGTATCGGTGTACGGGCAGTCTGGGCCGTACGCTCGGCGACCAGGGCTCGATCGTATCGGCATTGCTTTTGGCGGACTTTTGTACCTAACCGGCTATCCCGACCGGCCGCCGGTACGCCCTGGCATTTTGGTGGCCGATTATCTCACCGCTGTGTTCAACGCGTTTGCCATCCTTCTGGCATTGCTGCACCGGCAGCGAGGCGGTTCGGGGCAGTGGATCGACCTGGCTTTGTACGAGTCGGTCTTCCGTGTGCTGGAGTATACCGTTGCCGCTTACGATCGATTGGGAGCGGTACGCGAGCGCGAGGGGAATCGCTTGCGGAATTCTGCACCGTTGGACAATTGGGAAACCAAGGACCGTCAGTTTGTCTGCATTGTTGCCGCGGGCGATGTGTTGTTTCGCCGTTTGGTGGGCGCGATGGGACGGCCTGAACTTGCCGAGGATCCGCGCTTCGCCACACTGGAAGCTAGAGTGGCCCACGCGGATGAAATTCATGCGATCGTGGGTGACTGGGTGCGCCAACATACCGCCGCGGAAATTGAAAATATTCTCGTGGCAGCCGAAGTCCCAGTGTCGCGTGTGTATTCGATTGCGGACATTTTTGCCGACCCGCACTACGTCGCCCGCGGTAATATCGTTTCGGTGAGCGACCCGGTGTTGGGCTCGATCCGCATGCAAGGCGTGTATCCACGGCTTTCGGAAACGCCCGGCCGCATTGCGTCCGGAGCACCACGGCTGGGCGAGCATAACGAAGAGATTTACGGCGGGTGGCTGGGTTTGTCTTCACGGGAGCAAGAACGGTTGCGGGAGCTTGGAGTGATCTGA
- a CDS encoding PAS domain-containing sensor histidine kinase — MTASAPSRGSPDLGATSPEEERRRRRVESWLILVSAILFLGLVWWEVARDPAAASAGPLSNNVVSFLLINVNLLLLILLVFLVTRNVVKLVWERRRGIFGSRLRTRLVTAFVALTLAPSILLFLVAQGFLQSAFNAWFNSRVEAALHGSVGVAQSYYQFAANHALRFSREIGRQSRQLGLWADGREDELQNWLARKREEYGLGSVEVWDFERQNEVRATGADSASLPEISADARRTVARGNDVAETHRWGKADVVRVGVPVTDTSGQVVGAVWATYVVPRSVADTVRTIARSFEEYRQLNVIRQPIKNSYILTLALLTLVLIFSATWFGIRQARNITRPLLQLAEGTREIARGNWSYRIEPATDEEIAVLVDSFNQMTNDLEKTNLELVERRNYVENILANIAAGVISVDHLGRISSVNPAAERMLGLSFSRVAGIRVEEVFHRQQWAPLLEMVREASDQSQHEIQRQMHIATGESPLTALVTARSLRDAAGEFKGVILFFEDVTHLLRIQRMEAWREVARRLAHEIKNPLTPIQLSAQRLQRRLAASLSGRDRVVLDECVHVIVEQVEEVKKLVSEFSRFARLPAAQLAPGNLNEIVEESLVLFRQAHPDIEFVFAGDPFLPSIDLDRETLKRALVNLLDNAVAACHQIGDGERKVTVSTLYLGESQTVRLEVADTGCGMTPEVKARLFEPYFSTKKDGTGLGLAIVSSILAEHQAYIRVADNLPRGSRFVIDFRAHPGTHQTAAAAVSAIRH, encoded by the coding sequence GTGACTGCTTCTGCACCGAGCCGTGGGAGCCCGGACCTGGGGGCAACCTCGCCAGAGGAAGAGCGGCGCCGGCGCCGTGTAGAGTCTTGGCTCATCCTCGTCTCTGCCATTTTGTTTCTTGGTTTGGTCTGGTGGGAGGTCGCGCGCGATCCCGCCGCGGCGAGTGCAGGCCCCTTGAGCAACAATGTTGTGTCTTTCCTGCTGATCAACGTCAACCTGTTGCTCCTCATCTTGCTGGTATTTTTGGTCACCCGCAACGTCGTCAAGCTGGTATGGGAACGCCGCCGCGGGATCTTCGGTTCTCGGCTCCGCACGCGCTTGGTGACAGCGTTCGTCGCCCTGACACTGGCTCCCAGTATCTTGCTGTTCTTGGTGGCACAAGGGTTCCTCCAAAGCGCGTTCAATGCCTGGTTCAATAGTCGGGTGGAAGCGGCTCTCCACGGGTCCGTGGGGGTCGCTCAGAGCTACTACCAATTTGCGGCCAATCACGCGTTGCGGTTTTCGCGGGAAATTGGCCGGCAAAGCCGACAACTCGGGCTCTGGGCCGACGGGAGAGAGGACGAGCTACAGAACTGGCTCGCTCGCAAGCGTGAAGAGTACGGGCTCGGGAGCGTGGAGGTTTGGGACTTCGAGCGCCAAAACGAAGTGCGGGCAACGGGGGCGGACAGCGCCAGTCTTCCCGAAATTTCCGCCGATGCCCGCCGCACCGTCGCCCGAGGGAACGACGTCGCCGAAACACACCGTTGGGGCAAGGCAGACGTTGTACGCGTCGGGGTACCGGTGACGGACACGAGCGGGCAAGTGGTCGGCGCGGTTTGGGCAACTTATGTCGTGCCCCGAAGCGTTGCCGACACCGTTCGCACCATCGCGCGTTCGTTCGAGGAATACCGGCAGCTCAACGTCATCCGGCAGCCGATCAAGAACAGTTACATCTTGACCTTGGCTCTGCTGACATTGGTGCTGATCTTCTCCGCAACGTGGTTTGGCATCCGCCAAGCCCGCAATATCACTCGGCCATTGTTGCAACTCGCCGAGGGCACGCGGGAAATCGCACGGGGCAACTGGAGTTACCGAATCGAGCCGGCCACGGACGAGGAAATCGCCGTGCTGGTGGACTCGTTTAACCAAATGACCAATGACTTGGAGAAAACCAATCTCGAACTGGTAGAGCGGCGCAATTACGTTGAAAACATTCTTGCGAACATTGCGGCCGGCGTGATCTCTGTGGATCACCTCGGACGCATCTCATCGGTCAACCCAGCGGCCGAGCGGATGTTGGGCCTCAGCTTTTCTCGTGTCGCGGGCATCCGAGTAGAAGAAGTGTTCCATCGCCAGCAATGGGCGCCACTGTTGGAAATGGTCCGTGAGGCCAGCGACCAGTCCCAGCATGAAATCCAACGCCAAATGCACATCGCCACTGGGGAGTCGCCTCTGACCGCCCTAGTCACTGCGCGCTCGTTGCGGGACGCAGCGGGTGAGTTCAAGGGCGTCATTTTGTTCTTCGAAGATGTTACGCATCTCTTACGGATCCAGCGCATGGAAGCCTGGCGGGAAGTTGCCCGACGCCTCGCCCACGAGATCAAGAACCCGCTGACTCCCATTCAACTTTCCGCGCAACGCTTGCAAAGGCGACTGGCTGCCTCGCTGTCGGGGAGAGATCGCGTCGTGCTGGACGAGTGCGTGCACGTGATCGTGGAGCAAGTGGAAGAGGTCAAAAAACTGGTGAGCGAATTCTCTCGCTTCGCGCGCTTACCGGCGGCGCAGTTGGCTCCGGGCAATCTCAACGAAATCGTCGAAGAGTCGCTCGTGCTGTTTCGGCAAGCGCATCCGGACATCGAGTTTGTGTTCGCCGGCGATCCCTTCCTACCGTCAATCGATCTGGATCGGGAGACTTTGAAACGTGCCTTGGTCAACCTTCTCGATAATGCCGTCGCGGCTTGTCACCAAATTGGCGACGGCGAACGAAAGGTTACGGTAAGTACGCTTTACTTGGGCGAATCGCAAACTGTACGTCTGGAAGTGGCGGATACCGGGTGCGGCATGACCCCCGAAGTCAAGGCTCGCCTGTTCGAACCGTACTTTTCGACCAAGAAGGACGGCACGGGTTTGGGCCTTGCCATTGTTTCTTCGATCCTCGCGGAGCATCAAGCGTACATCCGGGTGGCCGACAACCTCCCGCGCGGAAGCCGCTTCGTGATCGACTTCCGCGCGCATCCAGGAACGCACCAAACGGCTGCTGCAGCCGTCTCGGCCATCCGGCACTGA